The genomic DNA TCCTCCAGCAGCGTCATGACCCGCGTCGTGCCGCAGATTCTTCAAGAGCTGGAGGGCTTCGACCGCTCCTCGGCGTCGAAGCCGCTGCTCTTCGTGGGGGCGACGAACGAGCCGTGGGCCCTCGACAGCGCAGTCATGCGGCCGGGACGGTTCGACGCGAAGGTTTACGTGCCGTTGCCGGACGAGCCCGCCCGCCACCGCTTACTGGAGATTTATCTGGGCAGCCGCCCGCTCGCCGATGACGTGGATTTTGCGGAACTTGTGGCGAAGCTGGAGGGCTACAGCGGCGCGGACATCAAGGCCCTCGCCGAACGCGCGGCTACGATCCCGTTCATGGGGGCCGTCGGCGGCGAAACGGCGCGGCCGATCGCGATGGCGGACATTGTGATGGCGCTGGCGGAACTGACGCCGTCCGTGAAGAAAAAGGACCTGTTGCGTTTTGAACAGTTCCGGGATGCGAACTAAGAAAGCTCACGCAGAGGCGCAGAGCACGCAGAGAAAAGAAACAGCCTGATAAGATTTCTTTCCTGACTCTGCGATCTCTGCGCCTCTGCGTGAGACTTTTCTGGGGTGGATGCAACCATGATCTCCGGTGCGTTCAACATCGACCATTTCATGACGGACATGCAAACTGTCGCGTGCGTCGTCCGGCCGCAGGAGGTTTTTTCAATCCTCACGCGGCGCGTAACCGTTCCGCCGGAGTGCGTCGCCCTGGTCTGGGGCGAGTCGTCCTCGCCGGGCTTCGTCGCGTCCGGGCGCGAGATTGAAGCCGCGGACTGCCGCAAGCTGCTCTTCGTCCGCACGACCCCTTTCATGCTCAACTATGAACTCGGGGCCCTCACTTCGCAGGATAACTTCGCCATCCGTGTCAGTGTCGGTCTGTCCGTTTGTGCGGGCAACGACCGCCTAGACATGGTCGCCTTCCAGAAGAACCTGATGGCCGGGATCGAAACCCTGACGGCCGACCGCCTGCGACATTTCTGCGAGCCGCTCGTACGCCGCACCGTCGAGAGGTTCGTCAAGCAGCGGCCCGCGGCGGACCTGCTCTCCACGGACGCCGCCGGCGCCTTCGACGATGGCCTCGCCGAGGAGTTTCAGTCGCTGGCCTTTGAGTCCGGGCTTTCACTGGCATCGGCCGCACGATTCGCCGCCCACTCGACGGATTATGTCGAGACGCAGTCGCTGCGCAAGGCGGCTACCACCCGTCAAGAACGTCTGGAGCAGCAAAAACAGCAGCGCGAGCGCGACCGGCAGTCGCAGGTCGAGCACTTGGCCCACCTCTCGTCAACACTGGAGCAGCTCGGCGCTCTCGCGGCCAAGTCGCCGGGGACCGCGGTCGTCGATCTCATCAAGACGTTTTCCCCCGCCGAGCGCGGTGGGCTGTACCAGGCCCTCCTATCCCGCGGCAGCGCTGCAACGCAGACCAGCGCGGTACTCATTGTGGCCGGCGACGAGCTGATTTCGCTCGATCCCCAAGCGCCTGATCAGCCGCTTCAACGGCAACCTCTTGCACCCTCGCTCGGGCCACTTCGGTCGGTTCGAGTCTGCAACGATGGGACTCGACTCGTCGGAGCGCGCACGGGGGTCCACGTGCTGAAAGAGGGCAGCCAGGATGTCGAGTCCCTCGCGTTTGCACCCTCGCGCGAGCTGCGCGGTGGCGTCAATGCCGCGACGTTGGCCGGAGATCATCTGTTCGCGACGCATTCAGAGGTCGGCCTCATCCGCTGGAAGCTCGGCGAACCGCGACAAGTCGATATGCCGCTGGCGGACCGGCTGGCGGTCTGCAAGTCCGTTCGCGACGTGCAGACGGACGCGACGAGACGGATTTGGCTGGCTGCCGACCGCGAGGTGCTCGCTCTTGCTCCGGAATCGTGCGAAGGACTGATGTCGCTGACGGCCCCTGCAAACGTCACCGCCTTGCTCGTCGCGGAGGAGACGATTATTGCCGGTCTGGCCGACGGGCGGATCGCCCGCTGGCTCTTCGGGGCCTTTGATACGGCGGAGACCATTCGGCCCGCGTGCGGCCGGGCGGTCGAATCGCTCGCGTGGCTACCGGGCGGCGGGGCCCCGCGCGTCGTCGTAGGAGACCGTCAGCCGCACCTGGAAATGCTCGTCCTCGGCGACGCCTTCAGCATCGAATACCGTTGCGGCCAGCCGATCCGCTGGGGCTACGCGGCGGCGGATTGGATCGTCGGTGTCAACGACCGCCGCGACCAGCTCATCCTCTGGCGACCCGACATGCCGCAGGAGCCGGAGCGAGTCGTGAACATAGGGCAACTTTGCGGGCATTCGATTCAGGATGTGGCCCTGATGGCGGCGACTACCGCCTTAGCTTAATCGCGTCTTGGTGCGGTTTGCTTACAGAACCCCGACCGAAAGATCTGGCCGAGTGGCGCACCCCTTGAGGGCGTCCGTCATTCGGCGCGAATCGTTCTCCGGCAGGTACTTGCGTGCCTGGTCCTGATTTTCGACATACTCGCTGGCTGGATAGAATCCCCATTTTCACCGATAATCCAATTCGAAAACACGAGGAAGAGTACGCACCATGCGAATTACTATCGTCGGGACGGGTTATGTCGGGTTGGTCACTGGCGTCTGCCTCGCGGACACGGGCAACGACGTCATCGGCCTGGATGTCGATGACGACAAAGTCGCCAAGCTTTCCCGCGGCGAGTGCACGATCTTCGAGCCGGGACTGACCGACCTGCTCACGGCCAATCTCGCTGCCCGGCGCTTCCGCCTGACGACCAACCTCGTCGAGGCCGTCCAACACGCGGAGATTATCTTCATCGCCATCGGTACGCCGCCGAATCACGACGGCTCGGCGGACTTGTCGGGGATCTTTGCCGCCGTGCAGGACATCGCCCGAGCCGTCACCAAACGGACCGTCCTGGTGATGAAATCCACCGTTCCCGTCGGGACGTGCGCCCAGGTCGAGAAGCTGGTGACGCCGCTGGCCAAACATCCCATTGCCGTTGTCAGCAACCCGGAGTTCCTCAAGGAAGGTTCGGCGGTCGATGATTTCCAGCGGCCGGATCGCGTGGTCATCGGCTCGGAGGATGCGCAGGCGGCGGAAATCATGAAAGAACTTTACGCGCCGTTCGTGCGTAACCGCCACCCGATTCTGGTGGTCCGACGTGCCGCCGCGGAGATGGTCAAGTACGCGGCGAACTGCTACCTCTCCACGCGCATCAGCTTCATCAATCAGATCGCCAACATCTGCGAGGCGATGGCGATCGACGTGGACGAGGTCCGCGAGGGGATCGGCTACGACGCCCGGATCGGTTCGCACTTCCTCTACCCCGGTATCGGCTACGGTGGAAGCTGTTTCCCGAAGGACGTCCAGGCGCTCTGGCACGTCGCCAACGACGCGAACGTGCCCGCCGAAATGCTGCACCAGGTCCACCTCCTCAACGAGCGGCAGAAAGGCCTGCTCGTCGAGCGGATCAAGTCACACTTCAAGGGGCAGCTCACCGGTCGGTCCTTCGCCATCTGGGGCGCGGCCTTTAAACCCAAGACCGACGACATCCGCGAGGCCCCCGCGCTCCGCGTCATCGAGGGTCTGCTCGACGCCGGGGCGAAGGTGCGGATCAGCGACCCCAAGGCCCTGGACAACCTGCGCCGCGTCTTCAGCATGAAGATCGAATATTGCGCGGACGCCTATCAGGCCGCGCAGGGGGCCGATGCCCTGGTCATCTGCACTGAGTGGAACGAATACCGCTCGCCGGACTTTGACCGCCTCAAGGCGATCCTCAAGCAGCCAGTCATCTTCGACGGCCGCAACCTCTACAAGCCCGATCAGATTCGCCGGCGAGGGTTTGCGTACTACTCGATCGGGCGGCCTCCGGTGGTGTAGCGGCAATTTCGAATGAAGAATTACGAGTGAAGAAAAGAAAGCCGAGGAGTCCCCTTTGGGTTACTTCAGGCGGATTGGCATTCTCTTGTCCGTCGTCATGTCAATTGGTGGAGCCGTCATTGGGGCGGCGAGCTACATCCACCAAGTCCGGGGCGGATACCAGATTACGATTTGGCCGCTCGAATACGGAAGCGGGAAGATATCGGCATCGATCATTGGCGGATGTCTTTCGTTCAACCGACAGGTGCGTTATTCCGGGACTTCATCGAGCAAAGATTTGCAGATCAGCGTGCCTGGTGTGTTTGAGTTTTCTGACTGTATCACGGACGGTGGGTTTGTCGTTCTATCAGGACGCCCGCCACTTTTCAGAGCATGGGACATCAGCGTCGACTTAATGGCGGTCGCAGCAATCGCCCTGGTTTATCCTGGGTTAGTTTCTCGTCGACTTCGTGGTATTTTAAAATGGGCCTTTCTGATAGCCTCGCTTGCCTGTTTCACTAACCTTTTCCTCAATTTGATGCCCGTATTGGGAGCCTTGCACGGATCGGCGCAACAGGACACTTACGAGAAACTCGGGCGTCTTCTATTGTTTTCAGTTCTTGGTTCAATCTTCTACCTTCAGGCCCTTAAGGACACTCGACAGCGACAACAAGCTTGCCCCGTGTGCGGTTACGACTTGATGGGCAACGTCAGCGGTATCTGTCCCGAGTGCGGAAGGCGTATGTCAGCACGTTCTTAAGGGCGTGTATGTTTTGTCGTGTCGGGTTGCGGTGACTGACCCTTGATTCCCTCCCGACGGATGACGACACGATCGGGATGCTCGGCCTGTTCGCGGCGTAGGCGGTCGGCAATACGCCGGATATCTCCACCGCATTCTTCGGCAAGCCGCGCTCCGTTAGTTCTCATTTCCTCGACAACAGGATCAAAAAACATATCCAGTTTTACTCCCGCGATTCCAGCATCAGTTCTTCGGGCGAACAAATGACCGGCGAGATCAATCGAAGCCGCTGGTTTAGGGTTTCGATGTGCTTCCTCTTGCTGGCATTGGCTAGATGAGCATAGTTCCACGTCAACAGATAGTCCACTTCGTAGACCGACGCGAAAGCGATGTGGAAAGCATCGCGGGCATCGCGCCGAGGCATCGCAAAGTTGGCCATATAGAAGTCGGCGGCATCGATGACGGAGTCGCTGATATCTAGTGATGCAAACTGTTTGACGAGTTCGAGCCGCCGGGTCGCTCGAAGCGAATCCCCTTGCGCGAGTTCATCCAAAACATACTGAGAAATGCGCACTTCGAATCGCCCCAACTCCTCATCCCACCAACGACGAATAATCAAGTGGCGCGCACGGATGATGGGGTCATCGCTTGCCGGTTCCAGCCAGTAGCTCGGAACGGAAGAATCCAAATATACCGTGGGCTTCATAGCTCCAAGCTATTCTAGCGTATTTCGAAAACGCCCCGTAGCCTGAGGCGGCGCAGAAAAGAAGCCTGTCGCAAGACAAGAGCCCACGCCGTGGCGCTCGGATGAGGGCGGAGTCTTACGACAGGCCAAAAAGCGGCGGAACCGGCGTCCGTTGCAACATCCTTGATCGGTTCCGCCTGCCGCGCTCACGCTGGAGCGCTCGTCTTTTGCCTGATCGTCCGTAATCAGACCAAATTCGACTTCTACGGCCGGCAGGGACGCCGGCCGCAACACACCGGCTAAGAGCCGGTGCCACAAAGTTTCACGCGGACTCGGATCGGTCCTCGACCCTTCGTGTGTCGCGCTCCTTCCGGGTCCTTTTGACGACCAGCGCCCCGGCCAGAAGGCCCCACGCCAGCATCTCGCTGCGGGCCAACTCCCGGACGAGTCCGCCGGTCACCGAGCGGAGTCCGCATTCAAAAATCATCTGCTCGACACGACCGGCGATCATCCTTGAAGCCGGCGTATCGAGCAGGTGATGTCGTCGCAGGTGTCGGATCAGCAAAGTCTTGTCCCAGCGCTTCTGCACGAAGCGGCCGTCAGCCGGTCGCGGTGTCGCCACCGTCACGCGGCGCCGCTGCCGATCGCGGAAATGCGCGTGCTGGCGAATGGCCAGACCGGCGGCGGAGTGCCCCGTCTGGGAGAGCACGAGTTCCACCAGTTCCGCCAGGTGCTTCGAAGGGACCGGCGACTCGGGGTACGAGTTCTTGAGATACTCGTACACCGCCTCGGCCAGCCCCCCTGCCGCGCTGGTGTCGATGGCCAGGGGCTCGCCGCTGGCGGCCAGCCCGTTTTGCACGCAGTTCAAGATCTTGCCGATGACGAACGGTTCGACGGTCCCGTCGCGCTTGGCGACGGAAAGACCGCTATGGCTCACTATCGGATCGTTCATGGAATAAATCCTGCTGGCCCGCGACCTCTCGTTGATCGCGGTCCAAAATCGCCTGGGCCTCCTCGATGAAATCATCGACCTGTTGGAATTCGTGATACATGCTGGCGAACCGCAGGTAGGCGATCTTGTCGAGCTTGGCGAGTCGTCGGGAGACGGCGCTACCGAGATAGGAGCTGGGCACTTCGCGATCGAATTCGCGGAAGACCTCTTCCTCGACTTCGTCGGCCAGCTTTTGAAGCGCTTCGATGCCGATGGGGCGCTTCCAGCAGGCGCGCTGCAATCCGCCGAGCAGTTTTTCCCGCTCGTAGGGCACGCGCTCGCCGCTCTTCTTGACGACCAGCAACTTGCCGGTCTCTTCCACTCGCTCATACGTCGTATATCGCTTGTTGCAGGACAGGCATTGGCGTCGCCGCCGAATGACCGTACCGCCTTCGGTCGCTCTGGAGTCGATGACCTTGTCGTTACGTTGTTCTTTGCAGTAGGGACATTGCATCTTTCTGCCACGGACTCCTGCGGGCCGTCCCTGACCCCAACAGGTAGTATGAAGGGGAGGTTAAGGCCCTATAACCGGGGTGTCAAGCGAAAAATGCCGTCCTTCGTGATGGAGCCCTGTGAATTGTTCTGGATGCCAAGGTAATCACGGGGTCTGAGCGGGCTGCGTACCCGCGCGATGGTTCATCTGTTCGGTGCGCAGCGCGTTTTTCCTCTGCCGGGCCGCAGCGTGATCGGGATGGTCGCGAAGGATGGCCTCATAGGCGCGAAGCGCTTCATCCGTACGGCCCCGCACTTCCTCAAGACGCGCCAATCCAAATTTCGCCTCCAGGTAGTCCGGCTTGATCCGCAGGGCCTCGGAGAATTGCGCGGCCGACTCGTGGAACCGATTGAGGTTGGACAGGGCGACGCCGTAGTTGTAATGGGCCTGGGGATGGGACGGCAGGCGAAGGATCGCCTGCTCGTAATGCTGCACGGCGAGCGCGTACTTGCGTCGGGCGAAGAGGAGATTTGCCAGCTTCAAGTGCGCCTCTCCATATTCCGGCTTCAACGTGACCGCTCGCCAGTAATGCTCGACGGCCTCGTCCTTATTGCCGCTGGCTTCCAGCATCGCGGCGATGTTGTAATGCACGAGGGCCATTCTCGGCTCCTTGTGCTTGACGTCGAACCCTTCCAAAGCCGACTTGTAATGGGCCAGTGCGGCATCGACCTCCCCGCGCTGCTCCAGGAGTACAGCCAGGTTGTTATGGGCGTCCGGCAGGTCCGGCTTGGATTCCAGGGCGTGACGGTAATGTTCGATGGCCTTGTCCGTATTATTTCGCTTATCCGCGATCACGCCGAGCCAGAACTGGACCATGGCCAGACTGGGGTCCAACTGGCGCGCCTTTTCGAGAAAATCGGCGGCCTCGTCGAGACGATTCTGTCGGATCCGCGAATCGACCAGGCCAATGTAGCCTGGTGGGCCAAGGGGATTGAGTTCGATCGCGCGCTCAAAAGAACGGGCGGCTTCGTCCACTCGATCGGTCTCGTTAAGGACCACGCCGAGATTGTTGTGCGCCATCCAAGAGCTGTCGTTCTTTTTGATCGTGTCCCGCCACAGCGTTTCGAGATCGCGATAGACGTAACCCTGGCGCCACGTCAGGATCCCGAGCGGCAGCAGGAGGCAACCGGCGCCCGCCAAACGAACCGCCGCCGAGCGGATTCCCAAGCGCCCCGCGAGCAATGCGGAAATCAGAACGATCGGTCCGATGCTGGCGAGGTACTGAAAATGGTCGGCCACGAAGGAGAAGATCATCGGAAAGACATCGAAGAACCCCAACGCAGGCAAAAGCGTCCCGCCGAAAAACAGCGCGGCGACGAGCGGCCCCTTGCCGACGCGCTTTCGCAGCGCCCAAAGCGCGGCCACCACGACCAGCGCCGCAATCGGAAATGCGTACTGCCACGCCTCGCTCGAATCGATTCGCCAGCGCGGATAGGTGAAGATCAACGGATGCGGCCAGAGTAGCTTGCCGACATAGAACCACACCGCCCGACCGGCGATCAGGATTCGGTCGATGGACGATAAGCCCCATTGGACCTTCGCCGCCCCGACGTGATGGCGTTCGAGCCATGCCGTCGTCAGCCCCATCACCAGGCCGAGGGCGAAAAACGGAACCAGCGGCAGCACATCCCGCAGCACCAGCCGGTCACGCTTCCACCAAAGGACAAGCAAGATCGCCGCCGGAAGCGACGCCGTTACGGTCTTGCTCAGCAGCGCCCCGCAAAAAAGCAGGAGGGCCGGTGCATACCATTTCCACGCCGGTCGTAGCGGGATTTTTTCGTCCGGAAGATGGGAAAACCGGAGATAACATGCGGCGGAGCAGAAATATAAGAGGCCGGATAGGACGTTCTTCCGCTCCGTGATCCAGGCGACGGACTCCACGTGAACCGGGTGAAGGGCGAAGATCAGCGCCGCAAGATAAGCGCCGGGCACCTTCAGACGCAGGAGGATCCGCCACAGGAAAATCGCGCTGCCAATATGAAGCAGCAGGTTGACGACGTGGTAGCCAAGGGGATTCAGGCCCCAGATGTGCCGCTCGACCCAGAACGTCGTGAAGACCAGCGGGTAATACTGCGGCGTGGCCTCAAACTTGGTCCATATTCGCCATAGGCCCTTGAGCGAGGTGAGCGTAGTGTTGAGGGTAACGTAGGCGTCGTCGTCCCAGATGAAATCGCCGCGCAGGGCAGGGACGTAGGCGATCGCTGTCACGACGAGAATCAATCCGCCGCCCAGGAGGAGGCGCTTTCGGGCCGGGTTCATGGACTTTCCCTTACCACAAAAAACGGCTGCGCAGAAGTCCCACGCCCTGTCTCGATGTTTCGACAGTCCGTCCCGGCACGACTAGACTTGGCCGAAGACGTGAGTCTATGTGATAGCGGGCGGCGTTAAATGGCACGACTCGTCGAACACTTTATCGAGAACCTCCGCCTCCTCGGCTACAGCGTCGCCGGCGAGGAGACGGTCATCGCCGCGCCCGAACTCAACGTCTGCTTCGATGTCGGCAACGCCCCGGCGGAGATGCTGGCCATCGACCACGTTCTCCTTTCCCATGGCCACATGGATCACGCCGCTGGCCTGGCCTATTACTTCAGCCAACGAAATTTCGTCGGCAATGCCCCCGGCTGCGTCCTCGCCCCGCATCCGCTCGTGCAGCCGATCCGCGATCTGCTCAAGGTCTGGGCCCGGATCGAAGGCCATGAGTCGCCGGCGCGGATCATCGGAATGGCAGCAGGTGACAAGTTCGATATCCGGCGGGGCCTCGTCGCCCGCGCCTTCGACGTGAACCACCGCGTGGCCTCGCTGGGCTACAGCGTCGTCGCCGTCCGCCACAAGCTCCGCCCGGAGTTTGCCGCCAAGACCGGCCCGGAGCTGGTCGCGCTGAAGAAGCAGGGCATTCAGATTGAGCAGATCATCGAAGTCCCGCTCGTCACCTTCTGCGGCGACACGGCGGAGGGTCCCTGGATCGATCAGGAGGTCGTCACCAAGGCCAAGGTCGTGATCCTGGAGTGCTCCTTCTTCGAAGCCGACCACATCCACCGCGCCCGTGACGGCTACCACCTCCACGTCCGCGACGTGGCCCGGATCATTCACCGCCTCGACGGCCCGCATTTTGTGTTGCACCACGTTTCCCGCCGAACGGGCCTCCGCGACGCCAAGGACACCCTCCTCAAACTGATCGGCCCCGACCAGATGGCCCGCGTGACGTTTCTCATGGACCGCCGCAAGGCCGCCGAGGCATTAAGCGAAATTAGTAGCCGATCTGTCGGGAAGCCGACGTGAGGATACCGGTATGATCATGAATGGTCTGGCGTGCATTTTGGCTTGTCCCGCTTGCTTAATGAGTTGCGAGTCTCCGAAAGCGGGCGCGAAAAGCCCCGCTTGGCACAAATGCCAAGTCCTCTGTCACCCGTCGAATCCCAAGATCCAAAAGGACTCCGAGGCCACCCTCGAAGCGGCGTGGAAGGTCGCTGAGAAAATGCTCGGCGAAGTCCCGACGTCCAAGGGGGAGCCATCGT from Phycisphaerae bacterium includes the following:
- a CDS encoding UDP-glucose/GDP-mannose dehydrogenase family protein, coding for MRITIVGTGYVGLVTGVCLADTGNDVIGLDVDDDKVAKLSRGECTIFEPGLTDLLTANLAARRFRLTTNLVEAVQHAEIIFIAIGTPPNHDGSADLSGIFAAVQDIARAVTKRTVLVMKSTVPVGTCAQVEKLVTPLAKHPIAVVSNPEFLKEGSAVDDFQRPDRVVIGSEDAQAAEIMKELYAPFVRNRHPILVVRRAAAEMVKYAANCYLSTRISFINQIANICEAMAIDVDEVREGIGYDARIGSHFLYPGIGYGGSCFPKDVQALWHVANDANVPAEMLHQVHLLNERQKGLLVERIKSHFKGQLTGRSFAIWGAAFKPKTDDIREAPALRVIEGLLDAGAKVRISDPKALDNLRRVFSMKIEYCADAYQAAQGADALVICTEWNEYRSPDFDRLKAILKQPVIFDGRNLYKPDQIRRRGFAYYSIGRPPVV
- a CDS encoding type II toxin-antitoxin system VapC family toxin; translation: MKPTVYLDSSVPSYWLEPASDDPIIRARHLIIRRWWDEELGRFEVRISQYVLDELAQGDSLRATRRLELVKQFASLDISDSVIDAADFYMANFAMPRRDARDAFHIAFASVYEVDYLLTWNYAHLANASKRKHIETLNQRLRLISPVICSPEELMLESRE
- a CDS encoding ATP cone domain-containing protein; protein product: MNDPIVSHSGLSVAKRDGTVEPFVIGKILNCVQNGLAASGEPLAIDTSAAGGLAEAVYEYLKNSYPESPVPSKHLAELVELVLSQTGHSAAGLAIRQHAHFRDRQRRRVTVATPRPADGRFVQKRWDKTLLIRHLRRHHLLDTPASRMIAGRVEQMIFECGLRSVTGGLVRELARSEMLAWGLLAGALVVKRTRKERDTRRVEDRSESA
- the nrdR gene encoding transcriptional regulator NrdR, translating into MQCPYCKEQRNDKVIDSRATEGGTVIRRRRQCLSCNKRYTTYERVEETGKLLVVKKSGERVPYEREKLLGGLQRACWKRPIGIEALQKLADEVEEEVFREFDREVPSSYLGSAVSRRLAKLDKIAYLRFASMYHEFQQVDDFIEEAQAILDRDQREVAGQQDLFHERSDSEP
- a CDS encoding tetratricopeptide repeat protein; the encoded protein is MNPARKRLLLGGGLILVVTAIAYVPALRGDFIWDDDAYVTLNTTLTSLKGLWRIWTKFEATPQYYPLVFTTFWVERHIWGLNPLGYHVVNLLLHIGSAIFLWRILLRLKVPGAYLAALIFALHPVHVESVAWITERKNVLSGLLYFCSAACYLRFSHLPDEKIPLRPAWKWYAPALLLFCGALLSKTVTASLPAAILLVLWWKRDRLVLRDVLPLVPFFALGLVMGLTTAWLERHHVGAAKVQWGLSSIDRILIAGRAVWFYVGKLLWPHPLIFTYPRWRIDSSEAWQYAFPIAALVVVAALWALRKRVGKGPLVAALFFGGTLLPALGFFDVFPMIFSFVADHFQYLASIGPIVLISALLAGRLGIRSAAVRLAGAGCLLLPLGILTWRQGYVYRDLETLWRDTIKKNDSSWMAHNNLGVVLNETDRVDEAARSFERAIELNPLGPPGYIGLVDSRIRQNRLDEAADFLEKARQLDPSLAMVQFWLGVIADKRNNTDKAIEHYRHALESKPDLPDAHNNLAVLLEQRGEVDAALAHYKSALEGFDVKHKEPRMALVHYNIAAMLEASGNKDEAVEHYWRAVTLKPEYGEAHLKLANLLFARRKYALAVQHYEQAILRLPSHPQAHYNYGVALSNLNRFHESAAQFSEALRIKPDYLEAKFGLARLEEVRGRTDEALRAYEAILRDHPDHAAARQRKNALRTEQMNHRAGTQPAQTP
- a CDS encoding MBL fold metallo-hydrolase — protein: MARLVEHFIENLRLLGYSVAGEETVIAAPELNVCFDVGNAPAEMLAIDHVLLSHGHMDHAAGLAYYFSQRNFVGNAPGCVLAPHPLVQPIRDLLKVWARIEGHESPARIIGMAAGDKFDIRRGLVARAFDVNHRVASLGYSVVAVRHKLRPEFAAKTGPELVALKKQGIQIEQIIEVPLVTFCGDTAEGPWIDQEVVTKAKVVILECSFFEADHIHRARDGYHLHVRDVARIIHRLDGPHFVLHHVSRRTGLRDAKDTLLKLIGPDQMARVTFLMDRRKAAEALSEISSRSVGKPT